In Salmonella enterica subsp. enterica serovar Typhimurium str. LT2, a single window of DNA contains:
- the fhuB gene encoding hydroxamate-dependent iron uptake (ABC superfamily (membrane); similar to E. coli hydroxamate-dependent iron uptake, cytoplasmic membrane component (AAC73264.1); Blastp hit to AAC73264.1 (660 aa), 90% identity in aa 9 - 660), whose amino-acid sequence MSRKREMPDGGAKSVLSDLRFGRFVGRIRRSRHPALLLLALFVAACWLTWVNFSVALPRSQWQQAIWSPDIDIIEQMIFHYSQLPRLAISLLVGAGLGLVGVLFQQVLRNPLAEPTTLGVATGAQLGITVTTLWAIPGALTTQFAALTGACIVGALVFGVAWGKRLSPVTLILAGLVVSLYCGAINQLLVIFHHDQLQSMFLWSTGTLTQTDWSGVQRLWPQLLGGVMLTLLLLRPMTLMGLDDGVARNLGLALSLARLAALSLAIVLSALLVNAVGIIGFIGLFAPLLAKMLGARRLLARLMLAPLIGALILWLSDQIILWLTRVWMEVSTGSVTALIGAPLLLWLLPRLKSMSAPDMNASDRVAAERRHVLAFAVAGGALLLLATWVALSFGRDAHGWTWASGTLLEELMPWRWPRILAALMAGVMLAVAGCIIQRLTGNPMASPEVLGISSGAAFGVVLMLFLVPGNAFGWLLPAGSLGAAATLLIIMIAAGRGGFSPQRMLLAGMALSTAFTMLLMMLQASGDPRMAEVLTWLSGSTYNATGGQVTRTAIVMVILLAIVPLCRRWLTILPLGGDAARAVGMALTPSRIALLALAACLTATATMTIGPLSFVGLMAPHIARMLGFRRTMPHMVISALAGGVLLVFADWCGRMALFPYQIPAGLLSSFIGAPYFIYLLRKQSR is encoded by the coding sequence GTGAGCAGAAAACGTGAAATGCCGGATGGCGGCGCGAAAAGCGTCTTATCCGACCTACGGTTCGGGCGCTTTGTAGGCCGGATAAGGCGAAGCCGCCATCCGGCGTTGCTGTTATTGGCGCTGTTTGTTGCCGCCTGCTGGCTGACATGGGTTAACTTCTCCGTTGCGCTACCGCGCAGCCAGTGGCAACAGGCTATCTGGTCACCGGATATCGACATCATTGAGCAGATGATTTTTCATTACAGCCAGCTGCCAAGACTGGCGATTTCGCTGCTGGTGGGCGCGGGGCTTGGGCTGGTAGGCGTCCTGTTCCAGCAAGTATTACGTAACCCGCTGGCGGAACCGACCACGCTGGGCGTGGCGACCGGCGCGCAATTGGGGATCACGGTGACTACGCTTTGGGCGATTCCCGGCGCGCTGACCACGCAGTTTGCCGCCCTGACGGGAGCCTGTATCGTCGGCGCGCTGGTGTTCGGCGTGGCGTGGGGCAAACGTCTGTCGCCAGTGACCCTGATCCTCGCCGGGCTGGTGGTTAGCCTCTATTGTGGCGCAATCAACCAGTTACTGGTGATTTTCCACCACGATCAGTTGCAAAGCATGTTTTTATGGAGCACCGGAACGCTAACGCAAACCGACTGGAGCGGCGTGCAGCGTCTGTGGCCGCAGTTGCTGGGCGGTGTGATGCTCACGTTATTGTTGTTACGCCCGATGACGCTGATGGGGCTGGATGACGGCGTTGCGCGTAATCTGGGTCTGGCGCTGTCGTTAGCGCGTCTGGCGGCGCTGTCGCTGGCGATTGTGTTGAGCGCTCTGCTGGTCAACGCGGTGGGCATTATCGGTTTTATCGGCCTGTTTGCGCCGCTGCTGGCGAAAATGCTTGGCGCAAGACGTCTGCTGGCGCGCCTGATGCTGGCGCCGCTCATTGGGGCGCTTATTTTGTGGCTATCCGATCAGATTATCCTTTGGCTAACCCGCGTATGGATGGAGGTTTCCACCGGGTCAGTGACGGCGTTAATCGGCGCGCCGCTGCTCCTGTGGCTGCTGCCGCGGCTTAAAAGCATGAGCGCGCCGGATATGAACGCCAGCGATCGTGTGGCAGCGGAACGTCGGCACGTTCTTGCTTTTGCCGTTGCCGGTGGCGCGCTCCTGCTGCTGGCAACATGGGTCGCCCTCTCTTTTGGTCGCGACGCGCACGGCTGGACGTGGGCGAGCGGAACGCTGCTTGAAGAACTGATGCCGTGGCGCTGGCCGCGGATACTGGCGGCGTTAATGGCGGGCGTCATGCTGGCGGTGGCGGGCTGCATTATTCAGCGTCTGACCGGTAATCCAATGGCCAGCCCGGAAGTGCTGGGGATCAGTTCCGGAGCCGCGTTTGGCGTGGTGTTGATGCTGTTTTTGGTGCCGGGGAATGCCTTCGGTTGGCTACTGCCTGCCGGAAGCCTGGGCGCGGCGGCGACACTGCTGATTATTATGATAGCCGCCGGGCGCGGCGGTTTCTCGCCGCAACGGATGTTGCTGGCGGGGATGGCGCTCAGCACCGCGTTTACCATGCTGCTAATGATGCTCCAGGCGAGCGGCGACCCGCGGATGGCGGAAGTATTGACCTGGCTCTCAGGATCTACCTATAACGCCACTGGCGGGCAGGTTACGCGAACCGCGATCGTGATGGTGATTTTGCTGGCCATTGTGCCGTTGTGTCGCCGCTGGTTAACGATTTTGCCCCTGGGCGGCGATGCCGCGCGTGCGGTGGGCATGGCGCTTACGCCGTCGCGTATCGCGCTGCTGGCGCTGGCGGCTTGTTTGACGGCAACCGCGACGATGACCATTGGGCCGCTGAGTTTCGTTGGACTGATGGCGCCGCATATTGCGCGGATGCTCGGTTTTCGCCGGACGATGCCGCATATGGTCATCTCGGCGCTGGCAGGGGGCGTTTTACTGGTCTTTGCCGACTGGTGCGGCAGGATGGCGCTATTTCCGTATCAGATCCCGGCGGGACTGCTTTCAAGCTTTATTGGCGCGCCGTACTTTATCTATTTGCTACGTAAACAGAGTCGGTAA
- the stfC gene encoding putative fimbrial outer membrane usher (outer membrane usher protein StfC (gi|3747030)): MAHYKKFRLSTLAAVVGIVLAVGPENSYAEAPIQFNTRFLDVKDDASLDLSRFSRKGYIMPGSYHLQVLVNQSQIVQDNVITYSVDNNDPDNTYPCLSPELVSLLGLKPEIADKMIWINAGQCLQPDQLEGMETQTDLSQSTLTVIIPQAYLEYSDEEWDPPSRWDEGIPGVLFDYNVNSQWRHAEHDDGDEYDISGNGTVGANLGAWRLRADWQANYRHENDSEDKDNFGSSSEQNWDWNRYYAWRAIPQLRAQLTLGEGSLESDIFDGFNYVGGSLITDDQMLPPNLRGYAPDISGVARTNAKVTVTQRGRVIYESQVPAGPFRIQDINETVSGDLHVKIEEQSGQVQEYDVSTASIPFLTRPGQVRYKLAAGRPQDWDHNMEGGFFTSAEASWGIANGWSLYGGAIGEQDYQALALGLGRDLALLGAFSVDVTHSRATLPEGSAYGDGTIQGNSFRASYAKDFDDIDSRLTFAGYRFSEENYMTMDEFIDTHNDDNDRQRTGHDKEMYTLTYSQNFSAINVNAYINYTHRTYWNQPNQDSYNLTLSHYFDVGEVRGISLSVNGFRNEYDNERDDGVYVSLSIPWGNNRTLSYNGSFSDDNNSNQVGYYERIDDRNNYQINAGRADNGATLDGYYRYQASYADIDVSANYQEGDYTSGGLNIQGGATLTAKGGALHRTSVNGGSRLLVDVGDEANVPISGYSTPVYTNAFGKAVIVDVNDYYRNQVKIDITQLPEDAEAILSIAQATLTEGAIGYRRMEVLSGKKAMASIRLRDGGTPPFGAEVYNSRQQQLGIVGEDGSVYLIGINPGERLQVTWEGKTQCEATLPDPLPGDLFSGLLLPCIGDASSPEATQPEEKPLLQLHTQRRTSSTQPEALSSRYPTH; the protein is encoded by the coding sequence ATGGCTCACTATAAAAAATTTCGTCTGAGCACGCTTGCGGCCGTGGTGGGTATTGTTCTGGCTGTCGGTCCGGAAAATAGCTACGCGGAAGCGCCCATTCAATTTAATACCCGATTTCTTGATGTTAAAGATGATGCCAGCCTGGATCTCTCCCGTTTTTCCCGTAAAGGCTACATTATGCCGGGGAGCTATCATCTCCAGGTGCTGGTCAATCAGAGTCAAATTGTCCAGGATAATGTTATTACGTATTCCGTTGATAATAACGATCCTGATAACACCTATCCCTGTTTATCGCCTGAACTGGTCTCGCTGCTGGGGTTAAAACCTGAAATAGCAGATAAAATGATCTGGATAAATGCCGGTCAGTGTCTGCAACCAGATCAACTGGAAGGGATGGAAACCCAAACGGATTTAAGCCAGTCAACGCTGACGGTGATTATTCCGCAGGCGTATCTGGAATACAGCGATGAAGAGTGGGATCCACCTTCCCGCTGGGATGAAGGGATTCCCGGCGTATTATTTGACTACAACGTTAACAGCCAGTGGCGACATGCTGAACATGATGACGGCGATGAATATGACATCAGCGGCAACGGCACGGTGGGTGCCAACCTCGGCGCGTGGCGTTTGCGCGCGGACTGGCAGGCTAACTATCGTCACGAAAATGACAGCGAAGATAAAGACAACTTTGGCTCCAGTTCCGAACAGAACTGGGACTGGAACCGCTATTACGCCTGGCGGGCGATCCCGCAGCTCCGGGCGCAGCTAACGCTGGGCGAAGGATCGCTGGAATCCGATATTTTCGACGGCTTTAACTATGTTGGCGGCAGCCTTATCACCGACGATCAGATGTTACCGCCTAATCTGCGCGGCTACGCCCCGGATATATCAGGCGTGGCGCGCACCAACGCCAAAGTCACCGTGACCCAGCGCGGGCGGGTGATTTATGAGTCGCAGGTCCCGGCTGGGCCGTTTCGCATTCAGGATATTAATGAAACGGTATCCGGCGATCTACACGTCAAAATTGAAGAACAAAGCGGTCAGGTGCAGGAATATGACGTCAGCACCGCCTCCATTCCGTTTCTGACCCGTCCCGGCCAGGTGCGCTACAAGTTGGCAGCCGGGCGACCGCAGGACTGGGATCACAATATGGAAGGCGGCTTTTTCACCTCAGCCGAAGCCTCCTGGGGGATCGCTAACGGCTGGTCGCTGTACGGCGGTGCCATCGGTGAGCAGGATTATCAGGCGCTGGCGTTAGGACTGGGGCGCGATCTGGCGCTGCTGGGCGCGTTTTCCGTCGATGTCACCCATTCCCGTGCGACGCTGCCAGAGGGTAGCGCCTACGGCGACGGCACCATTCAGGGTAACTCGTTCCGTGCCAGCTACGCTAAAGATTTTGATGATATAGACAGCCGTCTGACGTTTGCTGGTTATCGCTTTTCCGAAGAAAACTACATGACGATGGACGAGTTTATCGATACGCATAATGACGATAACGATCGTCAGCGCACCGGCCACGATAAAGAGATGTATACCCTGACGTACAGCCAGAACTTTTCGGCAATAAACGTCAACGCCTATATCAACTACACCCATCGCACCTACTGGAATCAACCTAACCAGGACAGCTATAACCTGACGCTGTCGCACTATTTCGATGTCGGTGAGGTGCGCGGGATCAGTCTGTCGGTGAACGGTTTTCGCAACGAATATGACAATGAGCGTGATGACGGCGTGTACGTCTCGCTCAGTATTCCGTGGGGCAACAACCGCACGCTGAGCTACAACGGCTCCTTTAGCGATGACAACAACAGCAATCAGGTCGGCTATTACGAGCGCATTGACGATCGCAATAACTACCAGATCAACGCTGGTCGCGCGGATAACGGTGCGACTCTCGACGGCTACTACCGTTATCAAGCGAGCTATGCCGACATTGACGTCAGTGCGAACTATCAGGAAGGCGACTATACCTCCGGCGGACTGAACATCCAGGGCGGCGCGACGCTGACTGCTAAAGGCGGGGCGTTGCACCGCACCAGCGTCAACGGCGGCTCGCGGCTGCTGGTGGATGTCGGCGATGAAGCGAACGTACCCATCTCCGGCTACAGCACGCCGGTATATACCAACGCGTTTGGTAAAGCCGTCATTGTCGACGTCAACGACTACTACCGCAACCAGGTGAAAATCGACATTACCCAGTTGCCGGAAGACGCGGAAGCAATCCTCTCCATCGCTCAGGCGACCCTGACGGAAGGGGCGATCGGTTATCGCCGCATGGAGGTGCTCAGCGGTAAAAAAGCCATGGCCAGTATCCGCCTGCGCGATGGCGGCACGCCGCCCTTCGGCGCAGAGGTTTACAACAGTCGCCAGCAACAGTTAGGGATCGTAGGTGAAGACGGCAGCGTTTATCTGATCGGCATTAACCCCGGCGAGCGGTTGCAGGTGACATGGGAAGGTAAAACGCAGTGTGAAGCGACGTTGCCCGATCCGCTGCCGGGCGATCTGTTTAGCGGCCTGTTGCTGCCGTGCATCGGCGACGCTTCATCACCTGAGGCAACGCAGCCCGAAGAGAAACCATTACTCCAGCTTCATACGCAGCGGCGGACGTCTTCGACGCAACCCGAAGCGCTCTCTTCTCGTTATCCAACACATTGA
- the stfD gene encoding putative periplasmic fimbrial chaperone (periplasmic fimbrial chaperone StfD (gi|3747031)), whose protein sequence is MMSLKRYNLAAVLLLLLGGYGSAQAAIAPDRTRLVFRGEDKSISVDLKNANSKLPYLAQSWVEDEKGVKITSPLIVVPPVQRIEPSAIGQVKIQGMPALASLPQDRETLFYYNVREIPPQSDKPNTLQIALQTRIKVFYRPQALSKIDMQHPWQYKITLQRQGNGYQVSNTTGYYVVLSNASNRMDGTPARGFSPLVIAPKSNVTLGGDASELGHSPVLTYVNDYGARLPLIFNCTDNSCAVDEAKSRKS, encoded by the coding sequence ATGATGTCATTAAAACGTTATAACCTGGCCGCTGTTTTGCTGCTTTTGCTGGGCGGCTACGGTAGCGCCCAGGCCGCCATCGCGCCCGATCGCACCCGCCTGGTGTTTCGCGGCGAAGATAAATCGATAAGCGTCGATCTGAAAAACGCCAACAGCAAACTGCCCTATCTGGCGCAGTCCTGGGTGGAAGATGAGAAGGGCGTCAAAATCACCTCGCCTTTAATCGTCGTCCCACCGGTCCAGCGCATTGAGCCGTCGGCAATCGGACAGGTCAAAATTCAGGGGATGCCGGCGCTGGCGTCGCTCCCCCAGGATCGGGAAACCCTTTTTTATTACAACGTGCGCGAAATTCCGCCGCAAAGCGACAAGCCCAATACGCTGCAAATCGCCCTGCAAACGCGCATCAAAGTTTTTTACCGCCCGCAGGCGCTATCGAAAATCGATATGCAGCATCCCTGGCAATACAAGATCACCCTTCAGCGTCAGGGCAATGGCTATCAGGTGAGCAACACAACCGGCTACTACGTGGTGTTAAGCAACGCCAGCAACCGCATGGACGGCACACCAGCCAGAGGCTTTAGCCCTTTAGTGATTGCACCAAAAAGCAACGTGACGCTGGGAGGGGACGCCAGTGAATTAGGTCACTCGCCTGTGCTGACTTACGTCAACGATTATGGCGCGCGGTTACCGCTGATTTTTAACTGTACTGACAACAGTTGTGCGGTAGATGAAGCAAAAAGCAGAAAGTCGTAA
- the stfE gene encoding putative minor fimbrial subunit (minor fimbrial subunit StfE (gi|3747032)), whose translation MRQWRLRLGTVTCAAMLSAVSMPLAAGSKTVNMTLTIVVNAAPPCTVTGGEVEFGNVLTTKVDGVNYRQAVGYRLSCNGRVSDYLKLQIQGNAVTINGESVLQTDVDGLGIRLQTATDGALISPGNTQWLSFQYSGGSGPAIEAIPVKNNGVTLTGGAFNAGATLVVDYQ comes from the coding sequence ATGAGGCAATGGCGGTTACGGCTGGGCACGGTAACGTGTGCGGCCATGCTGAGTGCGGTCAGTATGCCGCTGGCAGCGGGAAGTAAGACGGTCAACATGACGCTGACGATAGTCGTTAATGCCGCGCCGCCCTGTACTGTGACCGGCGGTGAGGTGGAATTTGGCAATGTGTTGACGACGAAAGTGGATGGGGTGAATTACCGGCAGGCGGTGGGCTATCGCCTGAGCTGTAACGGCAGAGTGAGCGATTACCTGAAGTTACAGATTCAGGGGAATGCGGTGACTATCAATGGCGAGTCGGTATTGCAAACCGATGTCGATGGATTGGGTATCCGTCTGCAAACCGCCACGGATGGCGCGCTGATTTCACCCGGCAATACGCAATGGTTGTCATTTCAATACAGCGGCGGCAGCGGTCCGGCCATTGAGGCGATTCCCGTCAAAAATAATGGCGTAACGTTAACAGGTGGCGCGTTTAACGCAGGCGCCACGTTGGTGGTGGATTACCAATGA
- the stfA gene encoding putative fimbrial subunit (major fimbrial subunit StfA (gi|3747029)): protein MNTAVKAAVAAALVMGVSSFANAAGSNTGTVTFTGTIEDSPCSIVVGDEHQTVNLGHIGTGSLMGGKESSKVDFHIGLENCAFTTEKEASTVFSAIGNESSANPGSVALMRIGGGEMAGSSIVIGNHLGSAIKLGDAYSENLTMNGSVAAAKQTLNFKAWVKGDSAATTIDTGEFSSTVNFTISYL from the coding sequence ATGAATACAGCAGTAAAAGCTGCGGTTGCTGCCGCACTGGTTATGGGTGTTTCCAGCTTTGCCAATGCTGCGGGCAGTAATACTGGTACGGTGACTTTTACCGGTACTATTGAAGATTCACCGTGTTCAATCGTGGTTGGCGACGAACACCAGACCGTTAACCTGGGCCATATCGGTACCGGTTCTCTGATGGGCGGTAAAGAATCTTCAAAAGTCGATTTCCATATCGGTCTGGAAAACTGCGCATTCACCACTGAGAAAGAAGCGTCTACCGTTTTCTCTGCCATCGGTAACGAATCCAGCGCTAATCCGGGCAGCGTTGCGCTGATGCGTATCGGCGGCGGCGAAATGGCGGGTTCCAGCATTGTTATCGGCAACCACCTGGGTTCCGCGATCAAATTGGGCGACGCTTACAGCGAAAACCTGACGATGAACGGCAGCGTTGCGGCGGCGAAACAGACTCTTAACTTCAAAGCCTGGGTGAAAGGCGATTCTGCTGCCACCACTATCGATACCGGCGAATTCAGCAGCACCGTAAACTTCACGATCAGCTATCTGTAA